One Pyrus communis chromosome 4, drPyrComm1.1, whole genome shotgun sequence genomic region harbors:
- the LOC137730439 gene encoding mitochondrial carnitine/acylcarnitine carrier-like protein, which translates to MGEVVKDLAAGTMGGVAQLVVGHPFDTIKVKLQSQPTPLPGQPPKFSGAIDAVKRTLSAEGAAGLYKGMGAPLATVAAFNAVLFTVRGQMETLLRSQSGAPLTVSQQVICGGGAGVAVSFLACPTELIKCRLQAQSALGDAGSVGGAVKYGGPLDVAKRVLRSEGGVRGLFKGLVPTMAREIPGNAAMFGVYEALKQFFAGGQDTSGLGRGSLIVAGGLGGAAFWGFVYPTDVVKSVIQVDDFKNPKYSGSVDAFKKILASEGVKGLYKGFGPAMGRSIPANAACFLAYEVTRSSLG; encoded by the exons ATGGGGGAAGTAGTTAAGGACTTAGCTGCTGGGACCATGGGAGGCGTAGCACAGTTAGTAGTTGGCCACCCATTTGATACCATAAAGGTTAAACTCCAAAGCCAGCCTACTCCACTTCCAGGACAACCTCCCAAGTTCTCAGGTGCTATTGATGCTGTCAAGCGGACGTTATCAGCTGAGGGAGCTGCGGGTCTCTACAAAGGAATGGGAGCTCCACTTGCCACTGTTGCAGCCTTCAATGCTGTCCTCTTCACCGTAAGAGGGCAAATGGAGACATTGTTAAGGTCTCAATCTGGTGCCCCGCTTACAGTTAGTCAGCAGGTCATTTGTGGGGGAGGGGCTGGAGTAGCAGTGTCCTTTCTGGCATGCCCTACTGAGTTGATCAAGTGCAG GTTGCAAGCCCAGAGTGCATTGGGGGATGCTGGCTCAGTGGGTGGTGCAGTGAAGTATGGAGGGCCGTTGGATGTGGCCAAGCGGGTACTTAGGTCGGAAGGTGGTGTGAGGGGTCTGTTCAAGGGGTTGGTTCCTACTATGGCACGCGAAATACCTGGAAATGCTGCAATGTTTGGTGTCTATGAAGCCCTCAAGCAGTTCTTTGCTGGAGGCCAGGACACTTCCGGCTTGGGAAGAGGATCCTTGATAGTGGCTGGAGGATTGGGGGGAGCCGCGTTCTGGGGCTTCGTCTACCCAACTGATGTTGTCAAGAGTGTAATCCAGGTAGATGATTTCAAAAATCCCAAGTATTCGGGGTCAGTTGATGCCTTTAAAAAGATTCTTGCCTCCGAGGGAGTCAAAGGCCTCTATAAGGGCTTTGGACCAGCTATGGGTAGAAGTATTCCGGCTAATGCAGCATGCTTCTTGGCCTATGAGGTCACAAGGTCAAGTTTGGGATGA